TCCTATTACTTCAGCTATAAAATTTATTGTTGTCGTGGCTAATTTATATGTTTTGCTTACAGGAATAAAATTAGAAAGTATTCCAATTGCGGTTCTTGAGTTATCAAATTTTGCAATTTTCTCATTAATTCTAGCAAAAGGGTAAGTTGTATCTTTTTCTCTTGTGAATTTCGCAATTTCATTAATATGTTCAGAAAAATCAGAACCTAAATCGATAGTTACATTTTTTTCGCAAACTAAAAGATTATCACATATAATATTATCTAAATTTTGAGGCTTTGCGTTATAGGTTTCATCGCTTTTTGTTTTATGTTCAAAATATATTCTAGTATTTAAGGCATCGTCTATAATCCCACCACCTATCATTTTTACTTCATCTATAGTTAACCTATTATGCCAACCACAAATTATAGTTCCATTACCATCTAAACCAACTGAGCTAATATCCACTAATCTATACATAGTGTCATTATCCCTTGGATTAAGAAATTCAAAGTAGCGTTTCATATCAAATTTAGAAACAACTGTCAAAGCATACTTTTCTCCATTAACTACTTTGTCAATAACATGACAAAAATAATAATATTGTTGCTCTTTGAAAGGTTTCATTGGTTCTTCATGAGAGTTATCTCCACCAATAGACATAGATAAGTCATGCGTTTCTCCATTTACTGATGCAGTGGCTGTCATTTCTGATTTTTTGAGAAATATATCTACTAATTTCTTTTTCATCTTTTAAGTATTTTGTGTTGGCTGACATTCATGTTTAATAATGTACTCGATGTAATCGTGAAAGGCATTAGCCAAATTTAGCATTAATTTGTCGTGTTGCGCCTCACTTTCTTTAGATGCTTTTATTATTCTTTCAGTTACTTGAATAATATGTTTTCCTTCTTTAAAACTATAATATACTTCATTTTGCACATATCCTTTGGTCGTTTTTATTAAAGGTTGTTTAATTTTATTATTTCGTCCTTTTTCTTGTAAGATTTTAAATGATTCTTCATCAATTTTATTACCATAAACTAGCTTAAATTGATTTATAAAAACTTTCGATTCATTGTCTTTGCAGTAGTCTATAAGTTGCTTAATAGCCACTCTGCTAGAAATCGAAATATCATCATTATCATTATAAGCTTCTGCTTTTAATTTTTCTTGATTAGCAGTTGCCTCCTTAATGTATTTAGATGATAATACTTTGTCTATAATATTAATTTTTGGAAATGGTATATCTGTTATTGGCATTGTAACTGTTAGAGGTTTTGGGGTATTACTACCAATGATTACATTGCTTTCTCCTGATATAATAATCCCACCGTGTGCAGTCATACTACCTACTGTTGCAATTGGAACTCCATTGATTAAAACTGTTGGATTACCTTGAGCAATTACATCGGGAGGGCCAACGCAAGTACACATATCTCCCATTCGAGCAGCAGGCTTACCATTTATAAAAACATTTGGAGAGCCTTGGGTTATTGGTCCGCCTACGTGTGGTGTTGTGCCACTACACATTGGACATGTATGGTTACTCCCTACCGTTGCCGCTGGTTTTCCTGCCATAATTCTTTTTCTTTTTTTTAGTTTTCGTTATGCTCAGCCGTTTGAGTGAGCAATTGCTTAGAACGGTCTTGTGTATGATTAGTGGCGTGTTTAAGTAACTAATTTAGTAAATAAAAACCGAATAGAAAATCCGCGAGGATTTTCGTAAGTAAGCGAGAACAAGCCATTAATTATACACGTTGTGTGTGCCCAGTATGGGCATCTTTACCTTATAGCAATATAAGGATTTATTTAGAGGGTGTAAGTCCCTTATGCGCTGGAGTAACGTCTGGAAGCATTAGTAAGTCGCAAGGGTGGTAACTGCGAAGTTACATCTGAAGAAAGCGAGACTACAAAACTCGGTACTGACGAACAGGAACCGTATACAGAGGCATATTCATCTGGGTAAGCAAGCACATCATTGTAACGCCCCAAGATTACAAAAAGGTAAGTATGTAGATACGGCAGGGATGGAGTGAAACCTGCCTGCCGGCAGGCAGGGAAGATGTTTTTACCTGGGGAGATCTCTATAATCACGAGTTGGTATAGTAGAGAAGTCAGCCGAGGTCATAGTACTTACAGGAAACGAGCTAGGGAAAAACCCTAGAGGTCTCATGAGTAAGGAAGGACTGAACGTTAAATCACGTCTAGATTCGTATAGGAATCCGTTAATTGGATAGCCTATACCTAGAAGGACAAGAACAGTACGAAATGATAGCAAAAGTAGTAGCAGCTAGAAACTTGAGTGACGCCTGTAAAAAGGTGGTCGGCAATAAAGGTTCAGCAGGAATAGATGGAATGACTGTACAAGAGCTAAAGGCATTTATAGATGCCCACCGCTCAAAAGTGGTACACCAACTTATTTCCAAAAGCTACAGGTCACAAGCTATCAAAGGGGTAGCGATACCCAAGGCGAATGGTAAGACCAGATTACTGGGAGTACCAACGGTAGTAGATAGATGGCTTCAACAAGCGGTAAGCCAACAACTAGTGATTCATTTCGAACTCGATTTCGAATCAGAAAGTTACGGTTTCCGCCCAAGGAAGAACCTTCAACAGGCAGT
This genomic stretch from Cellulophaga algicola DSM 14237 harbors:
- a CDS encoding PAAR domain-containing protein, whose amino-acid sequence is MAGKPAATVGSNHTCPMCSGTTPHVGGPITQGSPNVFINGKPAARMGDMCTCVGPPDVIAQGNPTVLINGVPIATVGSMTAHGGIIISGESNVIIGSNTPKPLTVTMPITDIPFPKINIIDKVLSSKYIKEATANQEKLKAEAYNDNDDISISSRVAIKQLIDYCKDNESKVFINQFKLVYGNKIDEESFKILQEKGRNNKIKQPLIKTTKGYVQNEVYYSFKEGKHIIQVTERIIKASKESEAQHDKLMLNLANAFHDYIEYIIKHECQPTQNT